The DNA window TCCAATACTTACCATATTTCTTGTGTACGGCCAACTCCAAATACCGCTGATATGCCTCCCATCCCCATCCATACCTCGAGCCCCATCGTGGCAGCAAAACCCGATGGTGTCACTCCCAAGACAGCGGAACCAGGCGATCCTGGAGTGCCTTCCAATGTACCAGCAAGCAATGAAGCACCCACTTCCACCTACCCGGCAGCTCAGCCAGGAGCGCGTCCTTCTATGCCAGCTCCAACCGGAGCACCACAGGCTTTCGCACCCGTTCAGCCGACGCCGACTCGGACCACTATGGACTCTAGCCCTCCAGCTCCGCAGCCCGGAGCAGTCCCGGTGCCGCCAAATGGATCTCAACTCCCACCGCCTCCCAAGACTGGAGAGACGCTACATGATACTCAACCTACGCAAATGCCTCCTCAGATGTCCTATGCTCCCT is part of the Fusarium poae strain DAOMC 252244 chromosome 4, whole genome shotgun sequence genome and encodes:
- a CDS encoding hypothetical protein (BUSCO:60078at5125) is translated as MPPIPIHTSSPIVAAKPDGVTPKTAEPGDPGVPSNVPASNEAPTSTYPAAQPGARPSMPAPTGAPQAFAPVQPTPTRTTMDSSPPAPQPGAVPVPPNGSQLPPPPKTGETLHDTQPTQMPPQMSYAPLSSGSEFTVPRSSTVTAAGPSPMAGLGPTAVLGGTGGSDFSHPPGYHQNVHASEFSSSQRAAHEASVSQERRPSLVGEDDGEGVWSAAKKWASAAGESLAAAEHEVWKRINKD